The following nucleotide sequence is from Nitrosopumilus adriaticus.
TCTCCATTTGCAATTGGGATTGGGATTTTTTGGTGTAGTTTAAACTGATTTGTAAATGGAGTTTTATTATTTTCAACTATAAGATTGGTCCACTCACACATAAAATTAAGAGATTCATTTTTCATTAAAACTCCAGGCAACAATCCAGACTCTACTAAAATTTGAAATCCATTGCATACACCTAAAATTGGAATTCCTTTCTCAGCCATTTTTCGAACATCTTTAATTATCGGGCTATGAGCAGCAATTACACCTGCCCTAAGTCTATCCCCATAAGAGAACCCTCCCGGAAGAATAACAGCATCAATATTTTTTGGAAGAGGTTTTTCATGCCAAAAGTATTGGGCATCTAGATTAAACACATCTGTTAGAACATGATACATATCTCGATCGCAATTACTACCTGGAAAAACTACAACTCCAACTTTCACAATTATTTTCACAATCAGAGATATTTAATTTGAATTGAGACGAGAAAATTTTTGTCTGAGACTAAATCTTGATCGCAATAATCTATCCAGACATAAAGTAGGGTGTATTTTAGTTGGCAAAAACATCGATGGTTACTTTACTTACCATAGGATTGTAAATACGCAATTCATCACAAATTTCTTTTACTTTTAATTGAGCAGATTTTTTATCTTTTTCTTTAATAGTAAATTTTAGCATCTTTGCTGTTTTTATTTTTGATACTGATTTTTGAGTTCCTTTGAGAACCAAATCATTAAGAATCGTGTCGCCTTCAGGGTCACTTATTCCCGGTTTGTTTTCAATAGTTACGTGAACATCAAAAAGTGGCATTAATATTTTGCAAAATAAATTTGAGGTTAATCTATCTTCCGAAAAAATTTATGCTTTTATAGTTATTTTGAGATATTTGTCAGGTATCCGGTTCTGAGACTTGTATTGTTGCAGATATAACCAGCCCAGGATCGGCTACTTTGGATTAAAATTTTCTTTAACGTATTCAGTATATTTTCTGTATAGACCAGACTGATATCGAGGATTAACTACAATTAATAATTTATTTTTCAAATCTTCTTTTGATTGATACATGTCTTTTTCAACAATTCCTTTGGCATCTAAAGTCACACATACATCTTGCCACGAAAATACCTCATCAGGATCCCTGTTTGCAGTTGCATAGTAAACATACAGCAATCGTAGTTTGTTGTATTCATCAAGAGTCAAATCCTTCCCCATAACGTAATTTCTTTTCAAAGTATGAAAAAATTTCAAACCATCTGCAGTTAAAACATAATCAAAAAGTTTTGGATAATCATTAATTTCAATTGGGTAAAGGGGGTTTGTTTTGTCAGATTCCATAGTATTAGAAATAGTGTCAGTCCATGATTATAATCATATTTTGATCATGTTTTTAATGTCTTGAGACCTTCAGTTACAACCAAGTTGAGTACATGTGAAAAGCTTACAGATGAGGATGTATTCTTGATCATCTTTGCTTGAATACTCCTAAGTTTTTCTATATTAGATTGATTCATTACGACAGTGATTCTGTTTTTCACGTAAATATTGCCTTGATCTACTATTAAAACAACTAAGATTTTTCCAGTCTTACAGTATTGGAATTTATATCAGCACAATTTACAACAATCATAATGGCAAAAGGAAGAATGCGATATTGGAAGATCACTGCAGAAGAACTAGCCAGTTATTCATATGATGAAAGTAATTTGTTAAATTGGGAAATTAAATGTGTCAGAGAGCCTGAAGATGAGGCTATTTTTATCGGTGTTTTCATGTATAGAAAAGGCACTGCATATGACTATGAATCAGTCAAAGGAATCTGCTATTTTCATAATAACATAGATAGAAAAGAACTGCCTTCCATCACAAGTTTTCTTCAAGGAAAATTCAATGGAAAAGAGATGGAAAAAGGAGACAGGATATTCCTCAAGGATTCAAAGGAAATCTATTCTGCTAAAGACATTAGCGACTTGGCAAAAGAGATGGAATCTAAATTTAATACCAAAGCCATTATTTCTTTAGAATTTGAAGGGATTACTGCAGAGCAACTCAAAGAGGCAGGACTACCTGAAGCAAAATTATTGCCCATCCCCACTTAATTGATATAGTTTAGAAAACAAAGTTATCCAATGTCTGAATTGGATGGAATAAATCAGCATCTAGAAGAGCTAAGAAAAAGATTACTTCGAATTGTATTAATTATTGGAATTATCACAGTATTCATTTTAACTTTTCATGCCGAGCCTATCGAAGTTGCAGGAATTACAATGTATTATCCATTGCCTGAACCACTAAACAACATTGCAGCACAAATAACAAATCATATGAAAAATAATCTTGTTCCAGAAGATGTTCAATTAATTCAGACAGCTCCAGGACAAGCTTTCTTTGCACAAGTGTACATTGCAGCGCTAGTGGGGATTGTAGTTGGAATGCCAGTAATTGTAAAAGAATTGGTAGGATTTATCAAACCCGCATTAAAAGAAAATGAAATTCATGTTAGCAGAAACATTACACTTCCTGCTTTGGGATTATTCATTGCTGGTTGTGTTTTTTCATATAATTTAGTGATTCCATATATTTTGGATTTTTTATACAGATATGGTGAATCAGCAGGTCTAGTAACATTTCTTAACGTCATAGAATTTGTCACATTTGTTTTACAGTTTTTGCTGGCATTTGGTTTTTCATTTCAGCTTCCACTTGTAATGTATGCAATTTCTGTTTCAGGTATGGTTGATTCTGATTTTTGGAGAAAAAACATCAGATATGCAATTGTCATTATTGTGATCTTCGGAGCTGTTATCACTCCAGATGGGAGTGGTGTCACTATGTGGTTTATTGCAGGCCCAATGATTGCACTATATGTTATAGGCATGGCAGTGATTGAGCGTAA
It contains:
- the purQ gene encoding phosphoribosylformylglycinamidine synthase subunit PurQ, giving the protein MKVGVVVFPGSNCDRDMYHVLTDVFNLDAQYFWHEKPLPKNIDAVILPGGFSYGDRLRAGVIAAHSPIIKDVRKMAEKGIPILGVCNGFQILVESGLLPGVLMKNESLNFMCEWTNLIVENNKTPFTNQFKLHQKIPIPIANGEGRYYADDDVLKQLKKKNQIVFRYSQVVNGSTDRIAGVCNEDGNVVGMMPHPERAVESEINPVDNKPSSLIFESLLSKMGVSN
- the tatC gene encoding twin-arginine translocase subunit TatC gives rise to the protein MSELDGINQHLEELRKRLLRIVLIIGIITVFILTFHAEPIEVAGITMYYPLPEPLNNIAAQITNHMKNNLVPEDVQLIQTAPGQAFFAQVYIAALVGIVVGMPVIVKELVGFIKPALKENEIHVSRNITLPALGLFIAGCVFSYNLVIPYILDFLYRYGESAGLVTFLNVIEFVTFVLQFLLAFGFSFQLPLVMYAISVSGMVDSDFWRKNIRYAIVIIVIFGAVITPDGSGVTMWFIAGPMIALYVIGMAVIERKERKKLNT
- the purS gene encoding phosphoribosylformylglycinamidine synthase subunit PurS: MPLFDVHVTIENKPGISDPEGDTILNDLVLKGTQKSVSKIKTAKMLKFTIKEKDKKSAQLKVKEICDELRIYNPMVSKVTIDVFAN